The following coding sequences lie in one Arachis ipaensis cultivar K30076 chromosome B05, Araip1.1, whole genome shotgun sequence genomic window:
- the LOC107641762 gene encoding shikimate O-hydroxycinnamoyltransferase-like, whose translation MGEFRVSVIKEEVVAAMLPMQDHWLPFSNLDLLLPPIDASVFFCYNNTAMLSFGSMVESLKNSLAKALVPYYAFGGEVVQNSMGEPELLCNNRGVDFVVAEADVELQSLNLYNPDESVEGKLVPKKKRGVLAVQVTWLKCGGLVVGCTSDHRIADAYSTNIFLVSWAQLAQSTGLTTLTHQPCFRRSLLSPRRPPTIHPSASIDRMYVLLTDHLPPPAEPNPSSDPGPIISRIYFITVEELNRIQALATSNGAKPTKLVSFSAFLWKLVATASVSSKAIIDGYNNKKAIVAKMGVVVDGRRRLSNGDKKKEALMNCYFGNVVSIPFDGEPVEKLVEKTLSQVAEQVHEFLEVATTEEHFLGLNDWVEIHRPVPAVTRIFHETYDGPCFVVSSGRRFLESKVDFGWGKPIFESCHFPWGGRCGYVMPLPSPKGNGDWVLYMHLHKNHLEFMESHYSHIFRPLSWDYLSNQI comes from the exons ATGGGAGAATTCAGAGTGAGTGTGATCAAAGAGGAAGTGGTGGCAGCCATGCTTCCCATGCAAGACCATTGGTTGCCATTCTCAAACCTTGACCTCCTTCTTCCACCGATTGATGCTAGCGTCTTCTTTTGCTACAATAACACCGCAATGCTGAGCTTTGGATCAATGGTGGAGTCACTTAAGAATTCACTAGCTAAGGCTTTGGTTCCCTATTATGCTTTTGGTGGTGAGGTGGTGCAAAACTCCATGGGTGAACCTGAGCTTCTTTGCAATAACCGTGGGGTTGATTTTGTTGTGGCTGAGGCTGATGTTGAACTTCAGAGTCTTAACTTGTATAACCCTGATGAATCTGTTGAAGGAAAGCTTGTTCCAAAGAAGAAGCGTGGCGTGCTTGCTGTTCAG GTAACTTGGCTAAAGTGTGGTGGATTAGTAGTAGGATGCACTTCTGACCATCGAATCGCAGATGCTTACAGTACAAACATATTTCTTGTATCGTGGGCCCAGTTGGCCCAATCGACAGGGCTCACTACCTTAACTCATCAACCTTGTTTTCGCCGCTCCCTCCTCAGTCCAAGACGCCCCCCAACTATCCACCCTTCAGCTTCAATTGACCGCATGTATGTTCTCCTCACCGACCACCTTCCTCCACCAGCTGAGCCCAATCCCAGTTCCGATCCCGGCCCAATCATCAGCCGCATATATTTCATCACTGTTGAAGAACTTAACCGCATTCAGGCACTTGCAACCTCAAACGGTGCCAAGCCCACAAAGCTTGTATCCTTCTCTGCATTCTTGTGGAAATTGGTTGCTACGGCTTCTGTTTCATCCAAAGCTATTATTGATG GTTATAATAACAAAAAGGCGATCGTTGCTAAGATGGGTGTTGTGGTTGATGGAAGAAGAAGGCTGAGCAATGGCGACAAGAAGAAGGAAGCACTAATGAATTGTTACTTTGGCAACGTGGTTTCCATTCCATTTGATGGGGAACCAGTGGAGAAGTTAGTGGAAAAGACACTGAGCCAGGTGGCCGAGCAGGTTCACGAGTTCCTAGAGGTGGCAACAACGGAAGAACACTTCTTAGGGCTCAATGACTGGGTTGAAATACACCGCCCCGTACCGGCGGTGACCAGGATCTTTCATGAAACGTATGATGGGCCGTGTTTTGTGGTGTCTTCGGGAAGAAGGTTTCTTGAGTCAAAGGTTGATTTTGGCTGGGGAAAGCCAATATTTGAATCATGCCATTTTCCATGGGGTGGTCGTTGTGGTTATGTGATGCCATTGCCTAGCCCTAAAGGGAATGGCGATTGGGTGCTCTATATGCACCTTCACAAGAACCACTTGGAATTCATGGAGTCTCATTATTCTCATATATTTAGGCCTTTATCTTGGGATTACCTTTCCAACCAAATATGA
- the LOC110271835 gene encoding uncharacterized protein LOC110271835 has protein sequence MLKLFTHSLGRAESASDRDHKKSKSQVKKKGNHKSQVKRGTKAKVSPDVSLTSNDFVVRIVHKGGQQEVYQRALPASKLMRKYPGMCVASPQVFKDPHQSVLGPDQVLLLGHKYIMISPRDVHKLKRKHAQQGEDEENNGPAMQELSPAEEVTRYFPCGHQTRESSNKASNEANGAQGQEMVETKKSLSPHGGIEELQGGGPAQEPHGYAKPYFSSPKDKSIKHTRRRKGIKNKPFVPPLPKNRVYRVFDWQPRLPTIQELSP, from the coding sequence ATGCTGAAGCTCTTTACTCACTCGTTAGGCCGAGCGGAGTCGGCGTCGGATCGAGATCACAAAAAAAGCAAGAGCCAGGTCAAGAAGAAAGGAAACCACAAGAGTCAGGTGAAGAGAGGGACTAAGGCTAAGGTGTCCCCTGACGTAAGCCTGACATCAAATGATTTTGTTGTGAGGATTGTTCATAAAGGTGGACAACAAGAGGTGTATCAACGTGCACTCCCTGCATCAAAGTTGATGAGAAAGTACCCGGGAATGTGCGTCGCATCGCCGCAAGTCTTCAAGGATCCTCATCAATCGGTGTTGGGGCCGGACCAAGTGTTGCTTCTTGGTCACAAGTACATCATGATATCGCCACGAGATGTCCACAAGCTGAAGCGCAAACACGCTCAGCAAGGCGAAGACGAAGAGAATAATGGACCGGCGATGCAAGAGCTATCGCCGGCAGAAGAAGTTACCAGATATTTTCCCTGTGGACACCAAACTAGAGAGAGTAGTAATAAAGCTTCTAATGAAGCAAATGGAGCACAAGGCCAAGAGATGGTGGAAACAAAGAAAAGTTTATCTCCACATGGAGGAATAGAGGAACTTCAAGGTGGAGGGCCTGCACAAGAACCTCATGGCTATGCAAAGCCATACTTCTCAAGTCCCAAGGATAAGTCTATAAAACATACAAGAAGACGAAAAGGAATAAAGAACAAGCCTTTTGTGCCACCTCTTCCAAAGAACAGAGTATATAGGGTCTTTGATTGGCAACCAAGGCTTCCCACTATACAAGAGCTCTCTCCATGA